In one Misgurnus anguillicaudatus chromosome 1, ASM2758022v2, whole genome shotgun sequence genomic region, the following are encoded:
- the LOC129431985 gene encoding C-type mannose receptor 2-like: protein MEMLIQLLLFSGLWTFIQSNSNKFILIQENKTWAGAQAYCKKYHIDLATIVRTDDQTSVREAVSTALPPLAWTGLYRNTNTWGWTYQLRNVLLSFWKPGQPDNSDGKSDCGVISASGWDDIECLQMLPFFCINLNTADRFVFISQNKSWSDAKTYCTKYHTELAMILSKTENDLLVNMTAGYDKAWIGLFKDSFRWSDNTINMFPINWSPGQPDMTGPYRLCIATTIDGYDDRFCTETLPFFCFRHSKNKIMRVELKSSQNPNDPAVMENILQLIKQKLKDRGIGNDTTLTWRVQPDGNVFSSKNESEVNQTHCSDSFF from the exons ATGGAAATGCTGATTCAGTTACTGCTTTTCTCAG GATTGTGGACGTTCATACAGAGCAACTCAAATAAATTTATTCTCATCCAGGAGAATAAGACCTGGGCTGGTGCACAAGCTTACTGCAAAAAGTATCACATTGACTTGGCCACAATTGTAAGAACTGACGACCAAACAAGTGTACGAGAAGCGGTTAGCACTGCGCTGCCTCCATTGGCCTGGACTGGACTGTACAGAAACACTAACACTTGGGGGTGGACTTATCAGTTAAGGAATGTCCTATTATCATTCTGGAAGCCTGGACAGCCAGACAACTCTGATGGAAAATCGGATTGTGGTGTCATCAGTGCCAGTGGATGGGATGATATTGAATGCCTTCAAATGTTACCATTTTTTTGCATCAATT TGAACACAGCAGACCGGTTTGTTTTCATCTCTCAAAACAAGTCATGGAGTGATGCTAAGACTTACTGCACAAAGTATCACACAGAACTGGCCATGATTTTGAGTAAAACTGAAAATGACCTGCTGGTGAATATGACGGCAGGATATGACAAAGCATGGATTGGTCTGTTTAAGGACTCTTTTAGGTGGTCAGATAATACAATTAACATGTTCCCCATAAACTGGAGTCCTGGACAACCTGACATGACTGGCCCATACCGACTTTGTATCGCTACAACTATTGATGGATATGATGATCGATTCTGCACAGAGACCCTTCCATTTTTCTGCTTTCGTC ATTCAAAGAATAAGATCATGAGAGTGGAGTTGAAATCGAGTCAGAATCCAAATGATCCTGCGGTGATGGAGAACATCTTACAGTTG ATAAAGCAGAAACTGAAGGATCGTGGGATAGGGAATGACACAACATTGACGTGGAGAGTTCAGCCAGatggaaatgttttctcatcAAAAAATGAAAGTGAAGTGAACCAAACACACTGTTCAGActctttcttttaa